One genomic window of Moorella glycerini includes the following:
- a CDS encoding polymer-forming cytoskeletal protein, with product MKHKRYLLLLVLLAISLVAGPARAEEGERVTLGRGQAVRDDFYAAGRMVEVLGNITGDLMAAGDSVTSEGDIGGDVLVASRTLNISGTVGGDVRAAGQNISLDGQVGRAVTVFGQQLAVKPGANVGRNLMFGGERLELAGAVGGNVRAWVDTVTVSGRVDGNLEIEADHLELLPGAQVKGDIMVKGANPPLISEGAEIKGRVNYIPLATEAAKRMSWWQILGRQLLSLAKLLGLALLMALLAAPFLRAEVEELRAKPWTGLGVGLGWLVLAPLAIILLVILVVGQAAAWVLGIVYVGLIFAAGLLFKPVLGAFLGQWLLARFGDREFSLVWETLLGAMLLWLLGLIPVVGGIITVVGVIITLGSWLVLLARYGLAWPRRIRRVE from the coding sequence ATGAAACACAAAAGATACCTGCTGCTTCTAGTATTGCTGGCAATCTCCCTGGTGGCCGGTCCAGCCCGGGCTGAGGAAGGTGAGAGGGTCACCTTGGGACGCGGGCAGGCGGTAAGGGATGATTTTTACGCCGCTGGCCGAATGGTGGAAGTGCTGGGGAATATAACTGGGGACCTGATGGCTGCCGGTGATAGCGTGACCAGTGAGGGCGATATCGGTGGCGACGTGCTGGTGGCGAGCCGTACCCTTAACATCAGCGGCACCGTGGGTGGTGACGTCCGGGCTGCTGGGCAGAACATTTCCTTAGACGGCCAGGTGGGCCGGGCGGTGACAGTCTTTGGCCAACAACTAGCTGTCAAGCCTGGCGCTAACGTCGGTCGCAATCTGATGTTCGGCGGGGAACGGTTGGAACTGGCGGGAGCAGTAGGCGGTAACGTACGCGCTTGGGTAGATACTGTCACCGTATCAGGACGTGTTGACGGTAACCTGGAGATTGAAGCCGATCACCTAGAGCTGCTGCCAGGGGCGCAGGTAAAAGGCGATATTATGGTGAAAGGAGCTAATCCTCCTCTGATCAGTGAGGGGGCGGAAATCAAAGGCCGGGTAAATTATATACCACTAGCTACCGAAGCAGCTAAGAGGATGTCCTGGTGGCAAATCCTAGGGCGCCAACTATTGTCCCTGGCCAAACTCTTAGGGCTGGCACTGTTAATGGCTCTCCTGGCGGCCCCGTTCCTCCGGGCTGAGGTAGAGGAATTGCGGGCCAAACCCTGGACCGGCTTGGGGGTGGGGCTGGGCTGGCTAGTCCTGGCTCCCCTTGCCATCATCCTTTTAGTGATCCTGGTGGTGGGCCAGGCAGCAGCCTGGGTGCTGGGCATTGTCTATGTAGGGCTGATTTTTGCCGCCGGCTTATTGTTCAAACCAGTCCTGGGGGCCTTCCTCGGCCAGTGGTTGTTGGCCAGGTTTGGCGACCGGGAGTTCTCGCTGGTATGGGAAACGCTGTTAGGGGCAATGCTGCTGTGGCTACTAGGACTCATTCCCGTAGTGGGCGGTATCATCACGGTAGTGGGCGTCATTATTACCCTGGGAAGCTGGCTGGTCCTGCTGGCTCGCTACGGATTGGCCTGGCCTAGGCGGATCAGGAGGGTAGAATAG